In Streptomyces paludis, the genomic stretch TCTCGGCGTAGTGATGGGTATGCAGAAGGCCGGCACGCTCGACGAGAAGCTCACGCTCGCCAAGCAGGAGAGCCTGAAGCTGATCCAGGCCGCGCAGGCCGGGGTCCGTTCGGAGACCGTCCTCAAGAAGGGCGATGTCGTCGGTTATGTCGACGACGGGCTCGGCACCCGTACCCCCGTGGTCGCCACCAAGGACCTCAAGGCGGTCGGCTGGGGCGGTTTCAAGGTGAAGGTCGCCCTGGACGAGGGCGGTGAGACCGTTCCGCACTCCGCCGCGGCGGGCACCGTGGTGGGCAGGGTGACCGCGGGCAAGGAGTCCGTTCCGGTGGCGCTCCAGTCCGCGCTGGCAGAGCCCGGATTCGGCGCGAAGCTGACGCGTCTGGGCTGACGGCCCGCGACCGCCTGTGTGCCCGTCGGTGCTTCCGGCGGGCACACAGGCGTTTTCGCGCGAAGGCGCGGGTGCGCAGCGAAGCCGATCAGTGACGGATCGAAATCGATCCGCTCATCCCTCCCACGCGTGCTAGCGTCGCGAAACGGACATCTGCCCGTCGCGGTCCCCGATGCGCCGATCGGGCAACCTTCGGAGGCGGGGCGGCGTCCCTGGGACTGCCGGGGGGCGGCAAGCCGGGCAGACGACGGTGAGACGGGGAGACGGAGAGCCGCAGTGACCACCGCTGAGCCGACGCGCGCCGGCAGCACGTCCGATGCTGTGTCCGATGCCACAATCGACGCCGACGCCGACGCCATGCCCGAGGCCGTGGCCGGCAGCCCGCCCGTCGCTCCGCGAATAGACGTCCCGGCGCCACGGCCCAGCGGCGACACCGGCGACGTACCGCCGAGGGACAGCGACCCGCGTACCGGCATCCGTACCCGCCTCGAACCCCTCCGGCTCCGCGTGCTGCGGCACCCCGTCCTCTTCACCGCCGTCGTCGCCGGCGCCGTCCACGTGCTGTGGTTCTTCTTCTTCGCCAACAGCGGCGGCGACATCGCCGCCCAGGACGCCTGGGCCGAGTTCGTCGGGCGGCACCCGGACTCCGCGTACAACCTCGCCTGGTACGGCGGGATGCACCCCGTCTCGTACAGCGTCGTCTCGCCGTATCTGATGTCCGTCCTCGGTGTCCGGACGACGATGATGATCGTCGGCACCGTCGGCGCCGCCCTCACCGCGCTGATCCTGGTCCGGGTGCGGGCCGTCCGTAATCCGGTGGCGTGCTCGCTCGTCGGGGTCTTCGCGTATCTGTGCAACGCGCTGTCGGGGCGCGTGACGTTCGGGCTCGGTGTGATGTTCGCGGTCGGCGCGGTCGCGGCGGTGTTCTGCTGGCCGTACCGCTGGCGCCGCAAGCGCTGGCTCAAGGGGGTCGCGGCGGCGCCGCTGGCCGCGCTGGCGACGGCGGCGAGCCCGGTGGCCGGGCTCTTCCTCGGTGTCGTGGCCGCCGCGCTCTTCCTCAACAAACGGCGCCCGGGGGCGTACGCGCTGGGGCTCGCGCCCGCGGCCGTCGTGGCGCTCTCGGCGTGGCTGTTCCCGTTCTCGGGGACGCAGCCGATGTCGGTGGGGACGGCGTCGCTGCCGTTCATCTTCTCGGTCGTCACGTTTCTGCTCGTACCGAAGGAGTGGCGTACGGTCCGGGCCGCCGCGGCGGTCTACGGCATCGGTGTGCTGCTCACGTACGTCATCGACTCGCAGATCGGCTCCAACGTCTCGCGGCTCGCGATGATCATCGGCGGGGTGGTGCTGCTCGCGGCCCTCCCGTACGCACGGCCCCGCTCGCGCCGCTGGTACGCGCTGGTCCTCGCCGTCGTCGGGCTCAACTTCTGGATCGGCTTCAAGGGCGTCGACGACATCGTCCGTACGGCGCCCGCCGCCTCGTGGACACGCGAGCTGGCGCCGCTGGTGTACCAGTTGCAGCGGGTGAAGGCGGAGAAGGGCCGGGTCGAGGTCGTCCCCGCCAGCAGCCACCGCGAGGCGTCGGCGCTCGCCCCGTACGTCAATCTGGCCCGCGGCTGGAACCGGCAGGCGGACATGGAGCGCAACCCGCTCTTCTACGACGACACCCTGACCCCCGACAGCTACCGCGCCTGGCTCGACCGCTGGGCCGTGCACTACGTGGTGCTGCCGAAGGGGCGGCCGGACGCGGGCGCGGGGCTGGAGGCGCAGCTGGTGGAGGAGGGGCTGCCGTATCTGGAGCGCCTCTGGGGCGACTCGAACTGGCAGCTCTTCGCGGT encodes the following:
- a CDS encoding MFS transporter, yielding MPEAVAGSPPVAPRIDVPAPRPSGDTGDVPPRDSDPRTGIRTRLEPLRLRVLRHPVLFTAVVAGAVHVLWFFFFANSGGDIAAQDAWAEFVGRHPDSAYNLAWYGGMHPVSYSVVSPYLMSVLGVRTTMMIVGTVGAALTALILVRVRAVRNPVACSLVGVFAYLCNALSGRVTFGLGVMFAVGAVAAVFCWPYRWRRKRWLKGVAAAPLAALATAASPVAGLFLGVVAAALFLNKRRPGAYALGLAPAAVVALSAWLFPFSGTQPMSVGTASLPFIFSVVTFLLVPKEWRTVRAAAAVYGIGVLLTYVIDSQIGSNVSRLAMIIGGVVLLAALPYARPRSRRWYALVLAVVGLNFWIGFKGVDDIVRTAPAASWTRELAPLVYQLQRVKAEKGRVEVVPASSHREASALAPYVNLARGWNRQADMERNPLFYDDTLTPDSYRAWLDRWAVHYVVLPKGRPDAGAGLEAQLVEEGLPYLERLWGDSNWQLFAVKDPMPLADPPATVDRAGAGELTIQVRSAGRVLIRIPYSPWLGLVDSDGKSVLPPQQTETSKADPESPKVFTNPNGCLMKAEANGDGDEWTELLAPRPGVYRLAAPYRLPRGTGCPEEMR